In Solenopsis invicta isolate M01_SB chromosome 6, UNIL_Sinv_3.0, whole genome shotgun sequence, the genomic window AAAGGAATTGTTTGATAGTCagaaaacaaaatcaatttcgGAGCTTGATTTTTCGCAACCAGCCAAGAAAGTTTGCATTATCTTTCATGGCGCGCCGTTTACTGGTAATTTCACGTTCAATAATgcacaaagaaaatattactgAATGGTATCACTTTAGAATATCAAGAAACCGCGTGCAGAAGTGCTAAGGTATTGCAAGTACCTCTACTATGCATAGACAATGTAATTATCGAAGCCATCGCGCTTGGCGACAATTGCGTTTCCCTCAAGTTGCGACAGATCGTCGACGACGCTTATCAGAAACATTTGTTGGCTTTCGAGAGACTCAAgtaacaacaaaattaaaagaaatttaaatgtttaaataaatgttttaggaaatctttatttaaatgttatttaattagaaGAAAGATTTCaagttgttaattaaaagtacaaataaaaaatttcatttttattttttatctcagaGATAATTTGGAAACTAATCTGCCAATAACAAAGAAAACCGACGTAGAAATCGTGGAACATGATCAAACAATTGCAAAGAAATCACCTACGATAACAAAGTCACCAAAATCTCCAAAAGCaactaaaattgatttaaaaacaaagaCGGAAATCGATGGACACTCAGAGAGTGATATTCCGCCTCAATTAATGATTTCATTCGAAAAGGAATTTGCTAAGATTCCAAGAGAAcaagatttgaaatttttagatcCTATAAATGTTTacgaatataaaattcaaacaattttgctattgcaaagaattttttcacattGCGCGACAATTGAACCGAAAGTTAATGAGAAAGACAATACTTTTCTCGGAATTGATATTGACTTATTAATCAAAGTTTTTGAAGAAAGGTAATGTTtggcaaattttaataaatttaaataaattaaataaataattttaatcaaaataataaattaaaattattaggaaCTTTTTCCGAAatgtttttatatcatatttactataagtacttaaatttaaataattaattaaattaatttgattaactATGTGCATAGATATATTACAAAAAGTACTATTTTCTTTAACTATAAGTATTTGttcttcataatttatttttctattataattttctgcattttacatatctttgttattcttatttcttttctttgacaAACAGGTTATCGTCACTAGATTTCAAGAACGGTTTCGTTCTGCAAACTTTAAACaatgtgttttttaaaaacgAAATTACTACACTGCTCACCTTACTCAACATTATTGGACATGTAGAATATTCATTGTTTGTAACTTTTCTAAACTCGATGGATACTTATACTCGAAAAATGGAGGAATTGCGGAAGTTAGAAGGTAAGTTATAATGAATTACACGTCCTAAGAGGATTAAATTGTTGCgttaattattcaaaaagcGCAACGACTAGCGGAAGAAGTTGCTAAGAAAATTCAGGAAATTGATGAAATGTCATTATCGGAGTATGAGCTACTTCCAGACgaagataaaaagttttatttggaATTAACTTTACCAATAAAGAAACAAGAAGCATTGCAAAGGCGAACGaaatatttacaacaaattacGGAATTACGAAACAAAAAAGTATTGACATactttactttaattaaaaaaacttatatattttgttcatatattataatttatattttcttcaaaaaattaaatgtaagatGTTCATAATCACTAATTTCTTTATctcgtttttttattaatcttactaattacataatttaataattttagcattaatattaatattaatttaattatatataacgtttaagtttgttattaataatatatattttacagaaaatatctCAACAAGCATCTAATACTCATAccactaaaaataaaaaaccaaataaaaaatcaaaaaatgaaaaatttagcaGTCTAGAAGAAAAGTCTCAAACTTTTGAAGCGCTCACAAGCAAAAGAGAAATTCCAGATTATGAAGATCTTGAAAGCAGTAATAGTTCTAAACCAAGTAATaacgtaaaacaaaatataaaataatttattgaaaaaaaaagttttattttatttataatcttatgTCCAGTTTTAGAAAAACAGGAAAAATCGAAAGAATTGCAGGATATTGCCAGTGCCATGAATGATTATTATAGCCGTCTTTCAGCCATAGAAAACATCATCAAAAACTGGGATCCTCTTAAAAAGGCAAGTCCGCAAACATCCATAATtctgattgtttttttttcaattttgaaatttttgttaccATAAACTACATTGTCATGGTGATGTTTAGGATGCATTGCTCACTCCAAAAGACAAATTGAAAACTGATAGACTGATAGATACTAAAGACAAAAGTTCTGATATCAGTAAAGAGGTATAATACTAgcttaaattaagaatttgtttttgttaatttttttagaacgtgataaaatataattatttatcctttatatactaatatttattatctatttgtgtacaaaattaactttagaatattaaaaatataatcaataatttactGCACACTGTATAtctatagaattattttaacagaCTTATTCGAATGGATTTCATATTTGGTACGTAAATGCTATGGATCCATGGAATCGAGTAATGTATGATGTAATTGTAAATCAAATGAGCAAAAATAGCTTAGCTAAAGAAGTTCTTCGTAAGTAATGCATTTATCTCTTCAATTAAGTttctataaaaatcataaaataataagatttaaaactaataataaaataatgatagtTAAAACCGTGCCGAAATTGGATCTCGaatcgaaaaaatattatattcttaaaccacgaaatataaaaaaacgagATATTAAAAGTAATGGCAAGTATATTACATAGCTTAAAGTAACATATAATAGATACTTATCGCAAAGTCGTATTAATcgcaatttttctttcttaatcaGGAACTTTTCAAATCGTCTCATTATCCACACTATCCAATTCCGTAATTAATTCTTCACGCACCAGTGTGActaataagcaaaaaaattctgCAAGGAATACTAGGAATACTAAACGCAAGGAGCgtcttttaaatcaaaataaagaagTATCGACGGTGTCGTTAAATGCATCTACGATAGAGAGCATAAATACTAATGCATCTAATAATGATACAACCTTTGATAAGATATTAAAATCACGATGGATATTACAACCTAACAAAACTCAAAAGTTCAAAATTCAATACCAATCCGAAGAAGTGGGAACTCACCGACAAACATACGCTTTATCCATCCTTGACGGCAATGATATCACTTACGATATCAATGTTTATGGAGTCACAGATGTTCCAAGACTAGATATGAATCCTAATACTATTTTTACAAGGGTAacgtttttctaatatttttttataatattatacaatattaaaatgcgTGCAGAtagaaaagtaataattattaatttaatttaatattatataaataattttataaattacttgtagtttttattcaagtattacaaggatattttttaaaaaagttttacaaagttcataaaaaacattttaggtcaaagaaacaaagataaatgatataattgatcCTACATATTTCTCTGATGTCGGTATCTATGATTTTGGATCATTATTGGCGTTTCAAAAGGATAAAAGGTTTGATCTGCtgcattatattattgtatcactaaatttattatagatatgtaATTTGCAAATAGTGCTCATCGATGtgaagcaaaattaaaattttgtaatgtatCCAAAATTGACGCAGAAGTAGCCTTCTCTCTTCAGAAAAATAattcagatatttttattatagaaccAGAGAAACTTTATATTCAGGtatgttattttgaattattctatttaaaatggttattaaataagcagaattgatcattattttttggtatttaaTTTATAGGCTGGACAGTGTGAATTGCTAAAAATATCGGCAGGCGTTACGAAAATCGGTTCTTTTTCCGATAAATTAAACATATGTGTCACAAATAATCCGCACATTGAGACAATCGAGGTGATTAGATAAGGAAAGTGAATTAAGATACCGAAttattttcttacataaaatAGAGATTACTAAAtccaaaatgtttttattttagcttCGATGTGATGGCTCGAAATTGGACATAGAATTTGACGATAAACAGTTATCTTTTGGCCGTGTACTTTTATATAGAAGAAACATTCTTACTCGTTCTATTCGGAATAGATCTCCAATAGAGATATTCTGGCAACTAGATCCTAATGGATCGTTAGACTCTCAAATCTCAATTACACCGACTAGAGGAATTGTAAAGGCTCAGAGTGAACAAAACAtcgaattttgttattatgcCAACAAAGTAAACGGaacacaaattaaatttgcaataaatatactaagacttagtaaaaatattaatacttaagctttatttattcaaatataactttttcattttgttttttttttttttaatattaagacaatattttagaaatctatgttgatatttttaaaatcaacagTTCAAACGTAAAAATCTTTAAGAGTagaattttttacttacaattagattggAACAATCAAGGAAAGCTTGGCTTTCAAAGTTTTCTTTCATGAAAATGACGCGGAATCTATTTTTACGGAAACCGTCACTTTATCTGGCGAAACGTATGACGTTGCTGTTGATATTAATTATGCAAATCCAATTGACTTAAAATGCGTGGAGGTTGGCTCGCCCACAAGCGCAAACTTCACAATAAGCAATAGAGGGAATCACGAAGTTAAATATACGTAAGTTGAAACTGTATGCCATAAGTTCTTCATGTTCATCTCAAAGTGCTATTATTACAATCTTAAAACATTGATGtttctattgaaaaatgtctttttataattttctataacaaCATAcctatgatatatttattaatatttataatatatttattaacatttattattatttatgctacatcaattcaattaaattataattagcgTACTTCTGGAAGAGCAAAATAAATTAGCCAAAATCGCGCCGAGTTTGTCATTAAACTTAAATGAAGACATAAAAATTAATCCTGCTTCCGGTTTCATTCAACCAAAAAAAGAGGCTATTGTACAAGtatgttattcaatattttttttcttcactttttgcattatattgttaaaaaatgaactatggcagatatttttatttattttaatatatctaaatTCAATAtgctatattaaatattgaacaatataCAACtgcaaacaaatttaaaaaatttttatacgaattaatttgaatagctacgagttttaattaaattaaaatacaatactgTTCAATTACAGGTAACTTTTGTGCCAAAGAATGAAATTATACTAAAAGAATGCCCGATATTCCGATGCCAACTTTTCGATATAAATAAACAAGCTACTGTGATTGCGGAATTTCCTCTTACAGtttcattaatttcatattacactaggtggaatattatttaaagctaATTAaccatttttctaaattatttagatttaaaaaaaggaagttttactttcataattttattattaaaatcactttgtaatttagtaacaaaaatacatttttttaattttttaataagtcttaatacaattataattgttaatttagaTTCCGCGTCTATccttataatgaaataaatttttcctcGCTTGGCATATGCACGAAAAAAACGTTGTACCTTAACGTGGAAAATATTGGACAATTCCCTCTTTATTACTCTATTAAATCGCCTATCAAACATCCATCCGTTGATTATATGATAGAAATTAAGACAGAGAACGTAATCAAAAAGGATCATGATAAATCGACAGATAGATCAACGATAAAAGATAAATCACAAATTGAAAAAACAGATAAcaggtaaattaaaaaaaaatcatatctttaattagtgtttttaaaatataatacatgtattaaaataCGTCAATTTATTAAGcgaaattattctatttttacattatttaattaaattgagtgAATGATTTTAATGCGATTGCAgacaaaacatttatttcaattaaaacgtatttaattatttattagaaaagcGCAacaatttacgttaaaaattggTCCCTTTACTGTAAAAAAAACGGAAGGAAGTCTTCAACCCGGAGAGATCGATACCGTAGCAATTGAATGTTATCCCGAATTTGTTGGTTCTCAACAAgaagatataataatttacgtaCCCAATAGTATTCCCGACGACAAAAATGgcaaattaataaagttatccGTTAATTCCTGCATACCCAGCGTTGACCTCACAGATCTCGATgctatattttatgaaaatcacATTGTGGATCGCATTGAAGACTTTATTTGTCCAAAAGAAGTATTTAACAAACTGATATCTCATATTCATGttccaaattaaaatttaaatctacaTATATGCAGAATGTGCTTATAAATACGTGCTGTTCTtgtcattttatccttattttaaGCAATTCTGATGAATACTAAAGATAGATTGGTAAAAGAGTGCTAACATCTTTTATAAGCTCGTTCTAAATACGAATCTGAGAGATCATATTTTATCAGATTGATGCACATACAGTATTCGCACGTCAAGAGAAATGCCTGTATTTTCGTTACGTCAGCATATTTCACACCCATACGACGTATCTTGTGCTTTACAATCGGAACGTAATACCTGTCGACGTGGAACTGATCCTACTTGCGAATTCATTTACTCCGGGAACTATGAGACCTGACACTTTCATTTTGACGCCCGAAAGAGAACGCATTCCACCGATGAGTCACAAGAGATTCGCGATTTCGTTCAATCCGACGTTTATAGAAgtgacattatttttatttttaaatcaaaataagaataatatgaaatactttaagaaaaataaattttataattaaaaattaatataaaagttaatataaagttaaaaacaacattaaataaaaacaggTAATCTGTTTTTCATTTAgatcttttttatcattataatcaTAGGCGTGTTATGCAGTCTTCGAAATAGCAATTGAACTTCCTCCGCATTTGAAGgatgaaaagttttttattaaattagtaggACAAGCTTGCGTACCAGAAGTGACAATAATCGAGCCACCGAGTGGAAAGCGAGAAAGAGCTATTTTAAACTTTGGTCGTACGCTAGTAAATGACTCTAATGGaagaaaatttacttttaaaaacatTGGTGTGATACCAGCTAAAGTGATTGTCGAAATTTCTAAAGATCCAAATTTTCTTTTCACTCTCAATATTTGCGAGGGTACAAGAAACTTGTCAAGTGGTTGGTACTATAAAATTGATCGTCAGTTCAtcatttttacaaatctttaaaattatttgtccaAATCAATTtccaggaaaaaattttttatatttaattatatataaaatttgtataattatacatatatattttaatatatatatatatatatatatatatatatagacatattttatatacaattatatataactatatcagattatatacaattgtatgtattttaatatacataaacatttttgatagattgttttatatagtcatacataaagaatatttttgaggTTCTATAAAGTGacgttaataatattgatatatttaagtatatagatatatttaaagtaagattcgatagaatttattttaaaataataaataactttttttataaataacttttatctaacaaaattaaacttaaattacaGTATCAAACGATCGATATATCGTAGTTCGTTTAATGCCCGAGGAAACGATTACgctcgaaataaaatttactccGCAAGAAATCGGCAAGTACGAAAGTCAAGTGCGGCTATTTATAGCTGATAATCCTtacgaaaatatattaattgatttgAAAAGCGAAGCGTACGAAGAATTATTCGTGTTAGATGGATTAGAGCTTACGAATACAAAGCTTAATTCTATCAATGAAAGACGGGAGTCTAATGCGAAATCGCGAAGATCGTTAAAACCAAACAGTACAGCAAGGGATAATCGAGattgtaagaaaatatataaatacaaaaatataagatacaaatacaatataattatagagaatattataattttactatattttttcatacacttgttatttaatctttctAGTAAATTTTTCTAGTAAAATACttgctaattatttattttaatttctttccaaCATGTAAGTTTTAGAAGCAATTTAATATATCTGTAACTAACaagtaacaaataataaaataacaaatcttttatttcttataaattttctttcaagtataatttacacattttttatcgTTCACTCTGTGATTTATATCTCACAGCTTCAACACCAACACTCCCGATTTCATTGATCTATAAGCTGGATTATGGATGCTGCTTTGTCAATAAGATATACAGGAAAAATTTCAAAGTCGTCAATAAATCAATGAATAGGTACTTACGTTTTCAATGGAGTGCACATCCCAACATTGTATTTACTCCATCCATCGGTCATCTCAAGCCTCTGATTCACAAAGAAAtcgttgcaacatttttttcttcggaGCCTGTAATTTACGTTGatgtaatataaagttattttgtttacattctATAAACTACCACCAATCAATACACGCAATTTCTATTTTTGCATGATTAATCATTCTTGTATTTCAATTTGCGTGCACTTAAAGATTTTTTACATCAAGTTAAagtttatcaatataaaatcctcaattaattaaaattgtattataccaaaagaaaagtttttttgagtaaaaaaaaaatttgtttgaatcaaagaaatttgtgcattcttaaagaaaaatttttttaacttgaagaAATTTTCTGGTTAAAGAATTTTTTGGTTGCTTCTTTAattagaactaaaaaaattatttggttgtgcaatacaaatctttttttaaataaaaaaaacatatttttaataccagaacaactaaattattttttacatgtttgtcagtactttctttaaattaaaaaattatttgttaaataaaaataaataatttaaacaaataatttatttattttaaaaaggctaataaagttatttttaaaattaaataaatttttattttcctcaaagatatttttacttcaacttaaaaaagtcaaattaaaaaacaatttaaatataacttttctttgaGTGTATATAAATGTGTTCAAATGGATCAAAgataaacaaaagttttaacactttttgaaaactttttaaattaacttattaatttattgaaaatattatttatgtggataaaagtaattttttacaaaatcttggaataaaacatttttaatatcttgaacggttttttaatatcttttaaaaatgattattttaataaaataattgtttttcaaaaatttttaacttaaaaaaatttttttaaataattattttttaaaataatattgacgtGGACAAatagatgtaattttattataaagtttttgtctaaaattgttttttaatatcttaaataatttgaatacatttatatattatttaacacattttgcacatttatatattatgttttaataacaaagaaacttgtaactaatttttaaattaaattctcaaGATTCTTcggaatatttataaaacaatttagtaTCCAATTaagataatagaaatatttctttataaaaaataaattaatgaaacgggaaaatatcaaaataaatataaaattttgtaattcacATCAGATAATTGGTGGTAGTTGCATTTCTCTTGTTACTGTTGTACATTGAATCAATATATAAAGTAATCATTTTCTAACAACAAACAGACGCGTCTCGAGTGTACAGTCTGTGCAATCGATCTCGCTGATCCCTCGAAAGAATCTTCCTGGGACGATCGAGAGACAGAGGTGCGATGGATAGCAATGAATTCTGACGCCGAGGAACAAGAGACAAATACGGAAATGGCCAAGAAAACAATCGAACCCGTTAACGAGCCGAGCCACGAAATCGTACCTGGCACGACAAAGTGCGTCCAAGTGTTACTTAACGCCACCGTGGCGTTCTCCAGATATTCCTGTCCCACTAAGGAGATCAATTTCAAGAACACGCTAATGTTCCAGGTTGTATTCTTTCTTAATTTGAATGGCAATCAAAATTTACGCACAACAGGCTTGTGATCTGTGCGTCGTGTcgtgcacgcacacatacacgcacgttGACCCGATCGACGCTATAGAGACGCGTGCTCGATTTGACGCGCACTACTACGCGCGGTAACGTAAACAAGGACACCGAAGGTGATTCCAATCAAACGTGTACCTGCTTTGTACAAACGCGTATGTACATGAAATCCAAGGGTGCGTGGCGCTACGCGGCACATGCGCAGCCATCTTGACTCCGAGTCTCAAGAAGCGCGAATTATCCGAGACCGCAGATTCAGCGAAGAGTGGAATAACTATAAACGGTTTCAGCGCGTCTCACGTACCTCATAATTGTCGGCCGTAATCTCGCCAAGTGTCTGGAACGTTCGTTTATACGCGAGATTCACTTTTGCCGGATGAGAGACGCGAAAATTACGGAGCAACTTGCTCGCCGCACTTCGCGTAACTCGGCGCGTTCGGCTACGTTCGGCTGCGTCCGGTCTGCTTCGGTTGCCCGCGATCATTCCGCATTATGGGTACGTTTCGAATTTGCGCATAACACGCATAGagcattatttgtatttatttaatgttcgaTTAATGAAAAGGACAATATATGCTTGACGCGTCCGATGCGCAATTCGGAACGGATCCGTATGCCTTGTACGCGCGCAGAAATCTTCAAatgtaatgcaaaatataatgtatattttctctAACAATTGTATATTGCTACACacctttatttttgtaacaggtattaaaaatctttaatggATATTGGTATTAGACGTCCAGTACACAATCAAAATTCTTATGATATTGGtatattacatacaatttttcgattatacaaatattacacacagaaaaatcagttttgttaaaatatttctagatttaaatttttcaaaataacttttgttaatccatcgaaataattacatAGAACTCAAACTGATAATTGCTAGAAAGTCAAAATTTTGTACAGCATTGTTCATCATACTTAAAtgtctttataattattttaactagctaacaaaattatttttagatctaactaaatttttagatacttcagcaaaattattttttatgaaacgtagAGGTGTCAAATCGAGATTTAacgaaattaaatcaaatagaatcttttataacatatttaaactcaaattaaatcaaacctgaaattattatgatttatatttttgttatgctcatttaaatataataaaatattttcaattactttaaaaatttttttttataaacgataaaattgattattgtaAGAGTTTTAAAATCCagtatatcaatatttttcttataatgagaaaaaatgtttatattaaaattattttgttggtattttatttctatcgtatttatatatatgttacattatttcttctttgtaattctttaaaaatatggtttaaatacataatacaaattaaattaacttctGACAATATTGATGTTCAGTAATATCAGTAaaccaaaaaattaaaagtgcatcagtatttatgaaaagtcgatttttatttcgattattatacaaaaccaaaaattattttatcaatattttctatacAATTATGAATGTTTGCAGTAAAGCtgatacatacataatataagTAATGCATCCAATGTTTTAATATGAACACAAagttatttcaaaaacaatatgtaacataatccaattatattttaaaataatgtattattgttgtaaaaaatctatttggtttttattgaaaatgcgAATTAGGTATCGcgttatatacataataaaaaaattaatttgcgtCTGCAAATTTGATTTTCACAATTTTCAACTGAGACGCAACAAAAAGCAATTAGTAATTCTCTATCAATAGATAAGCGAACACACATTTACTTTTTCGAATACTGGCACCGTCGGCGTTGAATATGCGTGGCAGATAAACATGGACGAGCAGTACCCAGTGAAATCAATCACGAATTACTCTCGAGCCACGCCAAGATCACGAAGGAGTAATGCTCGACCTAACACTACTTTGTTAATATCCCACGAATTATCTCATCAACGACACAATCCAAGTTTCGATAGGAGCGTAAAGTCGAATCGTCATGAGCTTCTGTCGTCTCGAGGTAACTCAATTACCAAACAGAGTGCtgatttataagaaaataagagagaaacatatttaataaggatgtaaacaataaattgtCTACAGACAATTTGATCGAAGTGAAGCCTACTGCTCATCATTGCGGTCTATCTGACCTCTTTAGCAGTAGCGCCGGGTTGACGGGGCGAAGTAGCGACAGCTGGTTAGAGAGCGACGATCTGCCGTTTGGAATTCATCCCGAGAAGGGGATTTTACCACCGAACGAATCTGTGGAATGCGTCTTGAGATTCTCCCCTATGGACGTATTCGACTATAAGGCATATCTCGTGTGCAAGTACGATTGCTGTCACGACTCAttcaatatcattttaatttcaaagatagaaaagtttaaaatagcGAAAACTCGACAAACTTTGActtgttaattttgtttataggAATAAATTGAATATGAAATTCTTTTGTAAGCTATTTACactgtatattaataataaaaaactatttttaaagttacaagaaacacaaacgtaaaaaaatactCCAGTTTTTTCTATTGCACATGGCAGTAGTGTAAATCGTGATTTTGCAGAGATTGCGAATAATTTAGttgacatatttaattgaactaaactaatatttaattaaactaacaTTGCGTTTTGCAGgcttttcattttaaaattaacgaaattttttttaatttagtaggagttaacaaaataaaagtcaaaagtacaaaaaattaaagtggagtgtttttatgataaaaatataaataaaatgtaaataaataacaatataaaatggtTGATTctgtagaaaatttaatattattttattttaaaaaaatattttaatatacctatacgttttcaaattatttttacaaaatcacAAATTTATATCGTGTGATGAGTCAAGCTACAGCATTATacgttttgtttaaatttgcaaattttttttatttgtaatgaacaatataaataatctacaaaagaaatttatattcaattcaCTTTTATGCCTATGTTAacgatacaaaatttttatcaatttttctttgatttcaaACCTTTCTAATTTGATTTGTTTGCCTTTATATTAACATACAAATCTTTCTTGTTATAAATGAAGTATTGCATTTATAATATGcgcaatttattaaatacaaatggGATGGCGCGCAACCCGCGGCATCGAATAT contains:
- the LOC120358117 gene encoding hydrocephalus-inducing protein homolog yields the protein MSLETQIVTLLGHGIEHKLQISDLDINFSPTILSTGVLEKVFTIKNTSNYPIEFFWHHLDSLFLEEERITEALTRYYGVKEILLPPRKLGERMPSSLMEFYNSLMSEMAYTLSAEVIEEKSTTTLNDDNELSNVERKKRIRARKKSSSTSRLFVQQFPTRERSKMNLQKDFNVDRRKRKNELDFPREPPILPTNDPQELHNLLLCYIETLRKDPSSYKRIGDPVKELFDSQKTKSISELDFSQPAKKVCIIFHGAPFTEYQETACRSAKVLQVPLLCIDNVIIEAIALGDNCVSLKLRQIVDDAYQKHLLAFERLKDNLETNLPITKKTDVEIVEHDQTIAKKSPTITKSPKSPKATKIDLKTKTEIDGHSESDIPPQLMISFEKEFAKIPREQDLKFLDPINVYEYKIQTILLLQRIFSHCATIEPKVNEKDNTFLGIDIDLLIKVFEERLSSLDFKNGFVLQTLNNVFFKNEITTLLTLLNIIGHVEYSLFVTFLNSMDTYTRKMEELRKLEAQRLAEEVAKKIQEIDEMSLSEYELLPDEDKKFYLELTLPIKKQEALQRRTKYLQQITELRNKKVLTYSLEEKSQTFEALTSKREIPDYEDLESSNSSKPILEKQEKSKELQDIASAMNDYYSRLSAIENIIKNWDPLKKDALLTPKDKLKTDRLIDTKDKSSDISKEV